Proteins encoded by one window of Paenibacillus sp. DCT19:
- the rpoZ gene encoding DNA-directed RNA polymerase subunit omega, translating into MLYPSIDEMMNKVDSKYSLVVAASRRARQLREGEKSDLRNAKSNKQVGVALEEIYGDLLVVIKGQDEEEEE; encoded by the coding sequence ATGCTGTATCCTTCTATTGATGAAATGATGAACAAAGTCGACAGCAAGTATTCTCTTGTTGTTGCTGCTTCTCGCCGGGCTAGACAACTTCGCGAAGGCGAAAAATCCGATCTGAGAAATGCAAAATCTAATAAGCAGGTTGGCGTTGCGCTTGAAGAGATTTATGGTGACTTGCTCGTTGTCATCAAAGGACAGGACGAAGAAGAGGAAGAGTAA
- the remA gene encoding extracellular matrix/biofilm regulator RemA — protein MAIKLINIGFGNIVSANRIISIVSPESAPIKRIIQEARDRHMLIDATYGRRTRAVIITDSDHVILSAVQPETVAHRLSSKDDDNDE, from the coding sequence ATGGCAATCAAACTCATTAACATTGGATTCGGTAACATCGTATCGGCCAACCGGATTATATCCATCGTAAGTCCGGAATCGGCGCCGATCAAGAGAATTATACAAGAGGCAAGAGACCGTCATATGCTAATTGATGCAACGTATGGAAGACGTACTCGTGCCGTAATTATTACGGATAGTGATCATGTCATTCTGTCTGCAGTACAGCCAGAAACGGTTGCCCATCGTCTTTCTTCGAAAGATGATGATAACGACGAATAA
- the gmk gene encoding guanylate kinase yields the protein MSKGLLIVLSGPSGVGKGTVCSALRKRVPNLTYSVSATTRQPRLGEEHGVNYFFHSHDEFLSMIAEDQLLEHAEYVGNYYGTPRDFVEKTINEGRDIILEIEVQGALKVKEKFPEGIFVFLLPPSLDELKDRIQGRGTESQATIDHRMSVAVDEISLLEQYDYAVVNDEIDMACKRIESIIIAEHCKINK from the coding sequence ATGTCTAAGGGATTACTGATAGTGTTGTCCGGCCCATCAGGGGTCGGGAAGGGTACAGTATGCAGCGCATTGCGCAAACGGGTGCCGAATTTGACTTATTCCGTATCGGCAACAACCCGCCAGCCTCGTCTGGGTGAAGAGCATGGAGTCAACTACTTCTTCCATTCGCATGATGAGTTTCTGAGTATGATTGCCGAAGATCAACTGCTGGAACATGCAGAGTATGTTGGCAACTATTATGGAACTCCGCGTGATTTTGTGGAGAAAACGATTAACGAAGGCCGGGATATCATTCTTGAGATTGAAGTCCAAGGTGCACTAAAAGTGAAAGAAAAGTTCCCGGAAGGGATCTTTGTGTTTCTACTTCCTCCATCTTTGGACGAGCTTAAAGATCGTATTCAAGGCCGTGGTACGGAAAGTCAGGCAACAATTGATCACCGGATGTCCGTTGCTGTGGATGAGATCAGCTTGTTGGAGCAGTATGATTACGCAGTTGTTAATGATGAAATTGATATGGCGTGTAAACGAATAGAAAGCATCATTATCGCCGAACATTGTAAGATCAATAAATAA